The DNA region TTTTTTACGCTAAGCGAGCTGTATCAGGTGATTCAGACGGTTGTGCCCGAGTTTAAGGAGCCGAATTTCATCCGCAAAATTACGTCGACCCGCAGCCGGCAGGGGATTTTGGAAGAGGTACGGGACGACAGCGGCAAGCCGCTGAGCTCCAACCAGTATTCGCAGCGGCCGGCACAGTTGTATCGCTTCACGGATCATGTACCCTTGTTGTCGATTTACACGTAAGATTAAGAAAGCAGAATCCATTGTTTTATTCAATGTCATCATTCTGTAGAGGAGTGTGTCATGATGAAGGCTTTGATCGTGATAGATTTCACGAATGATTTCGTGGACGGAAGCTTGCCGGTAGGAGCTCCTGCCGTAGACATTCAAGGAACGATTGCCAGGCTGACGAAGCAGTACAGCGACCGGGGAGACTATGTTGTGATGGCCGTTGATCTTCATGAAGAGAAGGATCCGTACCATCCGGAGACGAAGCTGTTTCCGCCCCATAACATCCGCGGCACGCGCGGGCGTGATCTGTATGGGGAACTGCAGCAGGTATATGAGGAGTATAAGGATCGCATCGACTGGATGGATAAAACGAGGTACAGCGCCTTTTGCGGCACGAATCTGAATCAGAAGCTGAGGGAACGGGGCATTACCGAGGTGCATTTGGTCGGGGTTTGTACGGATATTTGCGTGCTGCATACAGCAGTGGATGCTTATAATTTCGGATACGCGATTACTGTTTATGAGGATGCGGTGGCAAGCTTTAATCCGCAGGGGCATGAGTGGGCGTTAGGTCATTTTAAAGGCAGTCTCGGAGCGGCAGTCGTACGAAGCGACGCTAAATAATGGACGGCGACATATTCCCGTCACGGGATAGCCGGGTATTACTTGGAGGATGATGGTTATGCAGACAGCAGGATTGGCTCTTCACACGGACAAATATCAGATTAACATGATGTATGCCCATTGGATCAACGGTTCCCACCGAACCCGTGCGGTCTTTGAAGCGTATTTCCGCAAGCTGCCGTTCGGGAACGGCTATGCGGTATTTGCCGGATTGGAGCGTATCGTAAACTACATTGAATCCTTGCGTTTTTCTGAAGAGGATATTGCTTATCTGGCCAAACAAGAGGAGAACTACAAGCCGGAATTTCTGGATGAGCTGCGCAGCTTCAGGTTCCGCGGCAGTATTCATTCCATGCGCGAGGGAACGCTTGTATTCCCGAACGAGCCGTTGATCCGGGTGGAGGGCACCATCTTCGAAACGCAGCTTGTGGAAACGGCCATCTTGAACTTCATGAATTTCCAGACCTTGATCGCAACAAAGGCTTCACGGATTCGCCAGGTTGCCGGCAACGATATCCTGCTGGAATTCGGCACACGGCGTGCCCAAGAGCTGGACGCGGCCGTTTGGGGCGCACGCGCAGCGTATCTGGCGGGCTTCCATGCAACGTCCAACATGCTTGCCGGGGAGAAATTCGGCATTCCGACGAAAGGCACCCACGCACATTCCTGGGTGCAAACCTTCCGGAGCGAGCAGGAGGCCTTCGACATCTTCGCCCAGGTGATGCCCGATCAAGTCACGCTGCTGGTCGATACGTTCGATACGCTCAAGAGCGGAATCCCGCATGCGATCGCCACGGCTAAGAAGCTGGAAGCCCAAGGGAAACGGATGAATGCGATCCGTCTGGATAGCGGCGACCTGGCTTACCTGTCGATCCAGGCCCGTAAGATGCTCGATGAGGCCGGCTTGTCATATGTGGGGATCGTAGCATCCAATGATTTGGATGAGGGCACGATTATGGACTTGAAAGCCCAGGGAGCCAAGGTGGACACCTGGGGCGTCGGAACCCAGCTCATTACCGCGGCGGATCAGCCGGCGCTCGGGGGCGTATATAAGCTTGTCGAGCGGGAGGTTGACGGCAAGATGGTACCGACCATCAAGATCTCCGGCAATCCCGAGAAGGTATCGACCCCTGGCAAAAAGGACGTATACCGGATTATTTCCCGGGGAAGCGGGAAAGCCATCGCCGATTATATTTGCTTTCCGGATGAGCCGATGCCGCCTGAAGGCGGCAAGCTAAAGCTGTTCAATCCGCTTCATCCTTACATGCGCAAAAATGTGCGGAATTTTGATGCAATCCCGATGCTTACGCCGATCTTCAAGGACGGCGAGCTCGTTTACGAGCTGCCGAAGCTGGAGGAAATCCGCAGCTATCATAATGCGCAGCTGGATCAGTTCTGGCCTGAGTATTTGCGGAAGCTGAATCCGGAAATCTACCGGGTGAATCTGAGCGAAGAGGTTTGGGATGTCAAGCAGCGGATGATGGCCGAGTTTATGGAGCATGATGAATAGCTTTTGCGGATAGGATAAAGACGCTCCCTTCGAAGCATTGCTTCTGTAGGGGCGTCTTTTTCGTACCCCAGCGGGCATTCGTCCTAATTCCTCCGAGCGACGATGATCATCGTGCAGCAGCCATCTTTTCACGGGGGGGCCTGTTCAACGTATAACGTATCTTCAATCACGGCTATACTGGGGTCCGCGCGCGAAATCCAAATGGGGCGTTGTGGGGTTATTTCTCGGGAAAGCGCATGAATCGCCATCGTCCGTGAGTTTATACATGTCTTCGACAAAGTGTTGGATGATATCCTTGAGGCAGGCAAGAAAGCGGGAAACGTTAATGATAGGAATGGAAGAGATCATGGTGCTATGACAGGTTTTTCGATTACGATGCAGAAGAGAAAGAGGGGGCGGGATATAGTCATTATAATGCTAGAGCGATTGAATCCCAGTTCAAACCAAGCAAGATAGTGTCATACCATTTTCTCAAGCATATTTAGGAAAAGGAGCGATATAGCGATGAACAAAGAGCTGCAATTTCAGGCCTTTGTCATCCGTCAGGACGATGAAGGCGGAATACAAAGCGCTGTAGAAAGCTTAAATCTGGATCAACTGCCTGAGGGAGATGTGCTCGTGCAAGTGAGCCACAGCGGCGTGAATTACAAGGATGGACTGGCCAGCATCCCGAACAGCACGATCGTGCGCAGGTATCCCTTTATCCCGGGAATCGACCTGGCCGGAACGGTCGTTGAATCCTCGCATCCCGGCTTCATACCGGGCGACGGGGTGCTGTGCACGGGGTATGAGCTTGGCGTTTCGCATGAGGGCGGCTTCAGCCAGTATGCCAGAGTCAAAGGGGATTGGTTGCTTCATCTACCGGATGGATTGTCTCCGAGGGATGCCATGGCGATCGGAACGGCCGGCTTTACCGCTGCGCTGTCAATCGCTGCCTTAATCCGAAACGGCTTGTCGAACGATCAAGGTCCTGTGATGGTGACCGGTGCCACTGGCGGGGTAGGAAGCTTCGCCGTATCCATTCTTAGCCGGCTTGGCTACAGCGTGACAGCTTCAACGGGTAAGACCAGCCATATCGAGTGGTTGAAGCGGCTTGGCGCAGCAGACGTCCTGTCGCGGGAAGAGACGGCAGCCGATTCCGGAAAAGCGCTGTCGAGCCAAAAATGGGCGGCGGTCGTGGATCCGGTCGGTGGGAGCCAGCTCGGCTCCTTGCTCAAGAGCGTCCGGTACGGCGGCAGTATTGCCGTGTCCGGCATGACGGGCGGCGGGGCGGTTGAAACGACCGTCTATCCGTTCATCCTGCGCGGGATCAGCCTGCTCGGAATCGATTCGGTGTACTGTCCGATGGATGTGCGAGCATCGATCTGGAAGAAGCTTGCAGATGAGTGGAAGCCTGAAACCGTGCTTGCGGACGGCATAACGGAATACGGCTTGTCCGATCTGCCGGGACTGCTGGAGACCATACTGGCTGGAGAAGCAGTCGGAAGGAGCGTCGTTCGCTTATAATGCC from Paenibacillus ihbetae includes:
- a CDS encoding acryloyl-CoA reductase — encoded protein: MNKELQFQAFVIRQDDEGGIQSAVESLNLDQLPEGDVLVQVSHSGVNYKDGLASIPNSTIVRRYPFIPGIDLAGTVVESSHPGFIPGDGVLCTGYELGVSHEGGFSQYARVKGDWLLHLPDGLSPRDAMAIGTAGFTAALSIAALIRNGLSNDQGPVMVTGATGGVGSFAVSILSRLGYSVTASTGKTSHIEWLKRLGAADVLSREETAADSGKALSSQKWAAVVDPVGGSQLGSLLKSVRYGGSIAVSGMTGGGAVETTVYPFILRGISLLGIDSVYCPMDVRASIWKKLADEWKPETVLADGITEYGLSDLPGLLETILAGEAVGRSVVRL
- a CDS encoding nicotinate phosphoribosyltransferase, with amino-acid sequence MQTAGLALHTDKYQINMMYAHWINGSHRTRAVFEAYFRKLPFGNGYAVFAGLERIVNYIESLRFSEEDIAYLAKQEENYKPEFLDELRSFRFRGSIHSMREGTLVFPNEPLIRVEGTIFETQLVETAILNFMNFQTLIATKASRIRQVAGNDILLEFGTRRAQELDAAVWGARAAYLAGFHATSNMLAGEKFGIPTKGTHAHSWVQTFRSEQEAFDIFAQVMPDQVTLLVDTFDTLKSGIPHAIATAKKLEAQGKRMNAIRLDSGDLAYLSIQARKMLDEAGLSYVGIVASNDLDEGTIMDLKAQGAKVDTWGVGTQLITAADQPALGGVYKLVEREVDGKMVPTIKISGNPEKVSTPGKKDVYRIISRGSGKAIADYICFPDEPMPPEGGKLKLFNPLHPYMRKNVRNFDAIPMLTPIFKDGELVYELPKLEEIRSYHNAQLDQFWPEYLRKLNPEIYRVNLSEEVWDVKQRMMAEFMEHDE
- a CDS encoding cysteine hydrolase family protein, which codes for MKALIVIDFTNDFVDGSLPVGAPAVDIQGTIARLTKQYSDRGDYVVMAVDLHEEKDPYHPETKLFPPHNIRGTRGRDLYGELQQVYEEYKDRIDWMDKTRYSAFCGTNLNQKLRERGITEVHLVGVCTDICVLHTAVDAYNFGYAITVYEDAVASFNPQGHEWALGHFKGSLGAAVVRSDAK